In Equus przewalskii isolate Varuska chromosome 31, EquPr2, whole genome shotgun sequence, the sequence GCCGCCTTTCCCCACCAGGAACAGAGGGCATTGTCCACCCGTCACCCTAAATCTCTGGTTCTCTTCACTCTGGGTGCATGGTTTCTACTCTATTCCTCAGTCTGCCTTTGTGTCCCCGTTTCCTCCTCAGTCTGGGAGCAGcctgaagagaaggaagcaagtcTTCTTTCTCCCAAGACAGAATGATAAGACTGTAGCACTGCTCTCCCAGAGGGTTCTAGAATGTTCTAGCAGCCTGGCCGGCCTCCCCCAACAGGAGCTCCTGGGCCAGCCCGAGGCTACGTGAACGGGTAACAGGTGAAGGCTGATGGGACGAGGGGCGAAAGGTTGTGAGCAGGGGGTCCCCACCTTCTCCGTGTCCTCTTTCTTCACCGACTTCAGGTTGGCCCGGAGGTCCATGGACACCTTGTGCTTGGAGCCCAGCAGGGCCCGGAGCATGGCGTCAGCCGAGACGCGGACCCGGCGCAGCGGCGGGCGCTTGAATTTCCCGCGGAGGTCCAGCACCTTCAGCTTCAGGTCCTTAATCTGCAGGCGAGGAGGAGCGAGGGCTCGTGGAGAGGGAGCAGCCGTGGGCCACCAACTTCTGGGGCTCCAGCCAGAGCTGCACCCCGAGACCTCCAGCCTTCAGGCCAGACCCTCCTGGACACTCAGACCCACCCATCAGTTTGCAAATAGCCACCGAACGTTTGTTGATAAATGACTGAGCGAGCAAGTGGACGGACAGAGCCCACTAGCCGTCTCTGTTGTGACAGCCCCACAGCGGGCAGCAGGAAGCCCTGTCTGGAGTGTGGGGCTGCTCCCCCTTCATCCCGCAGCCTCATTCCTGCTTCTAATGCgtcctcccccagctccccaaGGGTGTGGCCTCAGGCCAGCAGGGTGGTCCTGGAACCCCAGGGGGAATTTCCAGGGGATGAGCTCTGGAGGGAATTCTGGGGAGACTATTGATGGCCATTCCTGATGAGAAGTGGGAAGGAGGCAAGTGGCTTCTGGTCCCTCCCGGCCTCCTCGTTTTTGCACAAGTGTCCAGAAGTAGCCGACCCCAGCAGCAGGAGCGCTGCCCTTTTACTCTCTGCCACACCCCACTGGAGCAGAGTCTGGACGGAGCTAGTGCCTGCCACCCCACATCCAGGGAGCGCTGAGCACAGGAGTGGGGATCAGAGACCAGCGCCAGTCCCAGGACCAGTACTGTGTGACCGGGGCTGAGTGTctcagcctctctgaacctcagtgtcttCATGGGTAAGGTGCAGGTGATAGCACCTACTTCATCCACAGGTGTGTGGGGAGGATCAAAGGCACGTGAGAGCCGTTCGCAAGGGGAGGGTGTTACTAACAGGCTCAGGATTGTTCATGTGGGAGAACACAGAGGGCGGCTTCTCTTAGACTGCAGAGCCCGCCTGCCAGGTTGGGAGCAAGCTTCTGCCTTTCACCCACGTGATTATCCTCTCTCTGCCCGGCTCCAGCCCTGTGGGGTCCCTGTGGGCTGGAGTGGGGGGAACCAGAGCTTCCTGCTAAGGGGCCACTTCCCAGACCCTGCAGAAGGAGGGGGCCCTGGCCCACAGCGTCCGCATCCACGCCCcgccagcccagcctcctccgGGCTCACCTCCCTGGTGTTGTGGAGGCATTTGGCCTCGATGTCGTATCTCTCCTCATCCACCACCTCCACCTTGGCGTGCAGCTCCCGGCACAGGTCCTGGGGGAGCAGGACACGTCAGGCAGGGATGGAGAAGAGGGTGGGGAGCCCCCCAGCCTGCAGCCTCCCTTTTCTGCCCCCCGAGTCCAGAACCCCTGGCCCTCTCCCCAGCCGTGAAGAACCGACAGACCCCTTTGCTCTGAGCAGGAGCCCATAGTTTTCCTTTCGAAGTAcgcttgttttctttaaataacatAAGTTAATTGCAGGCATTTTGAAAGTTATGTCTTaagcaacaataataaaatcaGGACCCGCACTGTGGCACTGGTAAGAGTCGCACTcctggctgggccccaccccgAGCAAGTCCCTCCCCCGCTGCGGCTCCCCTCTGGCACCTGTGCCAGGGGCTCTGACGGCCCCGCCTCCCAGCAGGGGGAATCCAGACTCCTGCCACCCGGTCCCTGGGGACACCCACGGGGCCCCCACCTGAGAGGCTCACCTGCAGGGCGCTGAGGGACAGGCCGCGGGTCTGCAGCGTGGGGATGCGCTCGGCCAGGTAGCGGGCCTTCTCGGCCTCCCGCTCCTCGTGCTCCTGCTCCCAGCACTCCTTGGCCTTGGCCAGCATCAGGCTCTGACAGGGCAGCACCGGACGGAGCTGCTGAGCCGGTGGTCCGGAGCCCTCGAATGCCCCCCAGCCCTGAACCCTCGCACCAGGgaggctgtctctctctctttccttcctgtgaCTCGTTCCTCATCTGTTTTGGCCCACAGAGCCCCAAAGACAGAAACTCTTACAAAGATGAGGGGGGGTCCCTCTGCTCCACCAGCGCCGCCTCCCCAAAGCCGCTTGCTGCCTCCTCTCGGGACTCCACGGTGCCAGGTGTCACCCACTGACCACTGGGCTCCGGGCAGCAGCCACGCTCCTCTGCCCAGTCAATATCTTTGCTCTGGCCTCCTTCCTTGTCGCCCTGCCACGACCCTCCACAGCTCTCGGAGTCTGCCCTGCGTCCCCTTTGCCTCCCGCTGGGCATCCCACAGAGCCGGCACCCCCTCTCACCTTCAGCAGGAGTTTTCGGGAGGCGGTGAtctttggtttcctctgagggcGAGAAGAGGGGGGAGATGAGTGAGGCAGAGGCCGCAGACCTTAAAATCTGGTCCTCGCCGGGACGAGCGCCACCCTGTTCACCATCATTACCCAGAAtccccacctcagggcccttGAAAGCTCATCTCTGTGCTTTAAGCCCTCAGATTCAAGGAGCGCTGTCGTCAGCTACCTTGACCTGGGGGCTGAGGCCCCGCTTCCCATTCTGGTTCTGCTACTGATGGAACCCCGCAAGACCTGTGTGGGTCACACGGCCTCGATGGGACCTCCATCCCCATCTGCAAATAGGATGGTAGACCCACCTTGCTTAGCTCACAGCTTTACAGACAGATGACATTGTGGACGAGCAAATCCTTGGAAAAGCGTGCAAGAGTGAGTGTTTCAGCCCTCTGGATGGTAGCATACCAATACCTTGGTCACCTGTCATGTCCTAAATAAGCTGTGAATTTCCTAAGAATGTCTCTTTTTAGACATCAAAACTTTTTTTCATGTCAACACCATCCATATAAATCTTTCCCAGATGTGAAAGCACTGTTTTCTTATTAAAGATGCTAGATGTACTGTTGCCAACTAGATATGTTGTAATCAGCCTTAGCCCCCTGGCACTGTCCCCTGAGGGGCGGTGAAGGTCAGGAGGGCTATCCGACCCCTAACTAAGGAGACTGATGCCTTCCGTGCCCCGCTGTCTCCTCTTGGCCGTAGGGCGGGCGTCACTCTCCTTGCGACAGACAAGCACCTGCTGCTTCTGTGCCGAGGCCGGGAGAGCACAGCTCCCATCTGTCACTCGTGTGCGGAAAGTGAGGCCATCAGGCTTTGAGTGGGTGGCACTCGTGGGAGAAAATGAGTGAGCCTCCATGTTGGGAACGCACGCTTCTCATCTGACCCTTCGGAGTGGTTCGTttgccttttcctccccaaaacccgaGGTTTTTGCTACATTTCAGATTAGTGCGGTTGCAGGAGAAATGGCCTGTGCTACTGTCATTACCACCCATGGCCTGCACACTGCAATGTGCCGTGGCCCGTGTTTCACTGCAGTGTCCTCTCCCCACCACTTGGTGAGCTTGTGGGTCACCTGGTGTGACTGTCAAGCAGCGGGGTCTCACTTTAACACAAGCCTCAGCAAAATTCAGAAACTCACACAGCTACTGAAGAATGGTCTATTTGATTCTCATCGAGAATCTCCATCAGTCTGCTCATTCCCATCCGTGCCCGCCCCGAGTCACAGCCCTGTCCCTGTGGGCCCCATCCCTGGGCTGTGCACAGGCTGCGTTCTCAGCAGCGGGAATACGTTTGGACTGTAGCAGGGTCAGGGTCGTCTAAGCCCTCAGGGGAGCAGGAGACACCTCTTTGCTCCTCCCTCCGTGTTCAGTCATGGGGCAGGGGTGGAACAACCCAATGACGACCCCCCTTACCCTTCACACATGGCTTTGCCCAGGATGGGCTCTGCAAGGGACAAGGTGGCCCCCAGGGCTGATGAGCTCTCGGAGTGGGTGAGGGGGAACTTGCCTCGTGCTGAGTGAGGGCGTAGAATAAGGAATGGGTGCAGAGTGACACCCAGCTCAGCTGCGCGCCCAGCCCCTGGACCCGCTTCCAGTGACATCGTGCACTCGGCACCAACTCCCTGGACCCTCAAAAGACCCATGTCCAGAATCTTCACCCAGCATTTCTATTCTCCTGGAAGTTTGctcagcagccccctccctgggccttgacctgagctccctcctctcctcaaaTGTCCACCCCACCTTGACCAGTCTGAAGGCTTAACCAGGACAGAACTGCCCTGAGTCCCACTTACCTCACTTCAGGTGTCCGTCACAGGAGGCacagggggagagaggagaagacagagtgAGGATGAACGATGCGTGTCATACGTGCAGCAGCAGAACCACGGGACAGGTTGGGGGCGGGGTGTGGGGCAGTGCACCAGAAAGAAATCGGGCATCGGGCAGGGCCCAGTTCAAGGGTTCCAGCGGAACAGAATAAAACCCAGCGGCCCTTGAGCGAGTGGAGGTTCTCATGGGAGGTACCAGCCACTGTAAGTTGGGAGGAGTGATGGAAGGTCAGGGAAGCCTGGCACTAGGGTTCCAGCGATGTGAGAGCATCCATCCTGGGCTCATGGGTACATTCTGGAAGCTTTGATCATCTATTGGGCCTGTGTTAATGGTGCATGCGATGCATTCGATCAGTGCAGACAGACAAACTCTGCACCGGGCCAAGAGATCGTCCCCTGGCAACACGGGGCCTGAGttctgctggaggctgggaggacgCATGGCCACCCTGGGCCTGGAGCTCAGCCTGTTCCATTTTGGGACCTGCCGTCCTGGGGAACTGCGTCAGGGGTGGGATGGACGGTGCCTCTAACGTGGGGCTGAAATCTGCAGCCCAGGAGCTGGACAGGGGACTACTTACACTTCCGGCATGGTGGCAGCTGGCAGACAGCACCTGGGGGCACAAAGGAGTTGTTAAGGAGGCAAAGTTACAACTCCCACTGCTAGCCCTCCGCCGGGGCCTGGGGGCTGTGTGGGCCGTCCAGCCCAGGAGAGAGTCGGACAGCGGGAAGAAGAGAGCAGACCCAGCGGATTCCAGCCGGTCAGGACGGGATAAACACTTGTccattcatcctttttttttttttcctcattcactTGTCCGTTTACTCATTCACTcacaagagagagaaatcttataaaagcaaagaaacaatataAGAATGGAAAGTGGCTGGGCCGGGCAGGTGTGAGGGCAAGGATGTCCAGACTGCAGCCCACAGGCCAGATCCGGCCCCCTGTCTTTCTGCTCAAAAGATTATAAAACGAAGAATATGGGACAGAACCttatgtggcctgcaaagccaaaatATCTCCTCTCGGGTTCTTTCCGGGAAAAGTTTGCCCACCCCTGCAGGGAACAGAACGGCGACCGTGGAAAATACGTTTGGAAAGTGAGGGTGGAGCTCGCTCCCGGGGCCTTGAACAACAGGCTGAGTTTGGACCTGGTCCTGTGGACGATGGGTGGTCACTGAAGgtctcagagaggggaaggactGGAAGGCTGATAGTGCAGAGAGAAGGTGGACCCCAGGTAGCCGCCGTGGGCACGACTCCAGGAGGCGCCCTTCACACTCTGTGCAGTGTAGTGCTGCTCAGGGGGCCCCATTAAACACAAGGTGGCTGCAGCCCTGGGTAGCGCAGTGGGGGGCGCCTGCCTGGAAGGGTGGAGCCGGGAGGCCAGCAACGGTGAGTTCTGATCTTCCCTGACCCTCTCCAGGCCGGCTCTCCACTCTGCAAAATGAGGGCTTAGACACGTTGCTGTCCACCTAACACGTAAGTCTTGAACCTTTTATTCAAACCAAATTTCACTTGGAAGCAAAACAAATTCCATCTATAGGAGCATGCAGCACTGGTTGAAGGGGCTGAGGACGGGGCAGTGGAGCTCAGTTTGACACCCCCCGACTGGGTGACCCTGGAGCCCCTTTAGCCCCGACAGTTGGGGgcccaggcagaggagggggtCCTTGAGGCTGCAGAGGATGACCCACAGCCAGACCTGGCCCTCCATCTTGCCTGGGCCCTGACAAAGTGCATTCCATGGAGGCGGACGGGGATTGtgcaaaggaggagaggaaggggggaaCACAGGGGCGGGAGGAGGTGTCCAGGCACGACAGGAACCCCGGGCGGGTATGAAGGGAGGGATGGGGGACACCAGCGAAtatggggtggggggcaaggaATGCAGAGTCAGGGTTCAGGTTGGGTCCAAGAACCTGGTGTGGAGTGGAGGAGGGCAGAAAAGCTTGCAAAGTGGCCGCCAGGAATTTCACAGCAGTGCCACCTCTGGCCTCGGccttcattctctcctttccccttgtGCCCATGAAGCATCCCCCGCGACCCCCAGCCCACCAGCGGGCTTGGCGGCCTCTCCTGAGTCTTTCATCAGGGAGCCTGCTGGGCCTCCGTCTCTGCCTCCGCCTCCAGGAGAGAGCGGGGccgggtggaggtggggagagggagtgtgACCCCAGAGTCTCAGCTGTCAGCCTGGGGCacggagggagggggaggggccaaTCCACGAATGCCCGAGATGCTTGGCTGAAATTAGATTTTATCTCCAGCTGTTTATGTTGAGGGCTCCGCTCCTCTGAAGATGCTGAGGACGTCCAGAAAAAACACTATCTGGAGAAGAAGCACCCCCAGGTCCACCGGTCCATCCTCATTGCCCTCCCACAATGCCAGTCCCCAGAGGGCCCCAGGTCTCAGCCCAGGTCTCCTCTCTGTTTCCCCAGATGCGCGTCCCCCTTGCTGGGCATTTGGCTGCGTTCACACCCGCCTCGGAGTGCCCACCCGCACCAGTGTGGGGCCCTACCTGCTCGGGCCAGTCCAGGCGTCCTGCCAagctccagggccagcccccagcccgccCCACTGACAAATGCCAGGCCCAGGGGTCCCAGCCTGTGCGCTGACACCCACCAGACAGGACCCCTTGACAGGACCTGATAAGAAGTCAGGATGTAGATAGCAGCCCGGGCAGAGCCAGCATTCCAGCTCTCCCACAAGCAGCCAGCAAGGGGAGAGTTAGAAACCCCGCCTtcggagggaggaagcagagtgTGGCGGTGGTGGCCTCGAGCTGGgccttcccttccctgaggcCCGTGGGGCAGAACAGAATATCAGCTAGATTGGAGGATTCAGGCCATGTGTGAgcttgcctgtgtgtgtgtgtgtgtgtgtgtgtgtgtgcgagtgaTTGTGTGTGCAAGGAAAAGAACTGATGTCCTTGCACACCTGGTCACCAGGGACACGAATTTCTAGTCAGGCTCACATTCTTCTCCCTGGACCTTGGACCCCAGTTCAAGGGCATCCCGGTCCTCCTTGACTGACCACTGACGAGGGTCTTAGTCCCCAGCCTGTGGCCGCAGCCACCACACAGCCCTATCTTGAGCTCTGAGCAGGAGAGCCTCCTCTCAGAGCTGCTGGAGGACCAGTTCCCAAATCTGGCGGCAGGTGCAGCCTGCAGCCCCCACCTCATGTATAGACCCCAaaaccccaccccccaccccagccgcGGCTCCCCTTGGAGAAGCCGCCCTCGCTTGTGTGTTCGCAGACCCTCAGGCTCCGGCTCCCGGTGCTGgcaccctctgcctcccccagggGCCCCGACCCACTCCGTCCACTCCTCAGAGCCAGGAGTCGGGGAGAGGGGTTGGCCCCTTGCCCAGCAGGGCTGGCAGTCTGCCTGCCCCTGCTCCCATCCTACTGTTAGTAGGATGGGCAAAGGGAGCTGTGCATGTTCCTCGAAGACAAAGAGGCAAGAGGGTGCCTCGGTCAGCAGGGGCCCGGTGGAGCTTCTTGGTTCCCGGGACCCTGCACGCGGagccccttccttctcttcctctgcgGGCGTTGCTCACTTTCACTGCTCACCAGGCTCTTTCTAAGCTTTGAATGCAGCCCCGCAGCCCCACTCTCCCATCCCCAATGCCACCCCCTTCCCCCGGTACCCCCTCCCTCCTGGACCGGCCGGCTGGGCGGCCCCCCGTGAAGGTACAACCCTGGGGCTCCTCGGGGTGACGTGGTGGAAACTTCTGCTCGGGGCTCTCAGCCTCCAAATGGTCAGAGGAGGCTCCCGCTGCAGCAACAGGAGCAGCAGGAGAGCTGCCCTCCCACAGGGCCAAACGCGCGTCTGAGGACCTTCCCACCAACAAACCCGATTATACAGCCCAGGAatgttctcttccctctccaaGCCCTCGCCGCCTCCCGAGACCCAAGCCCCAGGGTCCCCGTCTGGACTCAGCCTGGACGGGCAGCGCCAGGAGCAGACACTTACCGCGGTCAGTGTCCCTGAGCTGGGCCGGCCGGTGGCTCGCAGTTGACTGTGGGCTGtaaggggcagagcagagggggGACTATGAAAACCACGGCCAGCGGCAACTGGCCGGTAAAAATAGAACAGACGGCTGCCCCTCCCCCGGTccgtcccccacccccgcccaccaCGCACAGAGCCGAACCACAGCAGGACACGACCCTAACCCCATGGGCTTGAAGATGCATGTGTAAGCTGCTCAGGAATACACACAAACCCTGTGCACAGAGGCCACCAACTGAGTACAACCAGTACCCACCTAGGGAGATGCTGGCTGAAGAAAGGGAGACGATGAGCAGCCAGACCAGATGGGCACTGAGCAGCCCCGGGGCCGAGCAGGGGCATGAGGGAGAGCAAGGGGCCCAGGGGGccagcaggggctggggaagggaacCCCACATCTTTACAAGGGAATGCGGACATCAGGCCTCCAGCCCACGCTCCAAAAGCCTAAGAGGACCAGAGACGCCTGCACTTGCATGTGATGTGAACAGAGCTGCTGGCAGACTCCAGGGAGCATCCTGGAGCTGAGCTGAGGAGCAGCAGTGGGGCCCACCTCAGGGAGGTCTGAGGGTCTCCAGGCGGGTGTCCAGGGAGCTAGGTTCCCCAGCTTCCAAATGGCCCCCTACGTGCCACGCCTGGCCCCCCTGGGGAGACTaactcacctcctccctgagCCCTGTCCCTCGTCTCAGCCAGCAGAATCCGGGGGGCTGGGCCGTGCCGGCTGCACCTGTCTATGGGGTATTTTTAGGATGGTTGGTGAACACATAATACCCCATAGTCAGGGAAAGACAATGCCTGCTATGTTAATCCCATGGCTATTATTGTCTGTTGTCTCCTGGGCCGGGGTCCCAGGCTGTGGCAGGACAAGCCGGGCACTGACCCCTCGGGGAGGCCAGGAAAGGCCTGGCAAGCAGCAGGAGGTCAGGCAGCAACACCCCACTCCCCGCCGGGTCGGAGAGAGAACTGGTGGACGGGACGTCCCGAGGAGACGCAGCCACAGTGCCACGGGGTGGGGAGGCCACCACCGTCCTGGGGCCCAACAGCAGTGGTTCTAACCTGGCCCAGGTCAGGGTGACATTGGGAAGCGTCCATGCAGGAAGGATGCCAGGGAGAATGGACAGGGTCTGGGAAGCTATGGGGGTCTGAGCACAGGATTccaaggggaggggctgggatggAAAATGAAGGCAGCGGCCCAGGAGCAGCTGGGGCCGAGAGGGACCGGGGGCTGGAAGGTGAGTCTGCTGGGGTTTATGACATGAGCTTATCatgtttataatttatacaaTTACCTTCTCACCAGACCTTAATATGCACAAAAACCATGAATTGTCTGCGTGGATTAGAAAGGAAAACGCAGAACAGACTGACAAAGTAAACAGCAGAAGGGGGTCAACACAACCTAAGAAACAGGCACTCGGATGTTCACAGGAAGACACAGCCGGCCTGGTCTCCACAGGACTCTAGGAATCACGACTTGGGTGTTACTCATCCTCAGGCCCTGTTGGGACAGCGTGGGGCTGGTCTCCCTCGTCTCAGGTCCCAGCGTCCCGACTCCGTCCACACCATCCCACCACGCCATGTGGGCTCCAGCGGTCAGCCGTCCACCCTCTGACCGGCCGGCCGCCCAGCTGCGGTGGGAAGGGATGGCCTTGCCCTCGGCTTCTCTCCTGCCGTCTGCTCAGAGATGGCCTTCGGAAACGAGACTGCTGTGCCGTGTTGTCCTTgcccccgccccagcctcccTCTGCGGGTGCGGTGGGTGCTGAGGCTGCCGGAGTCCATCTGCCGGCCTGGCGATCTCTGGCTGCAGGCCGCCCACACCAGGGGGAGGACCACTGCCCATGGCGGTCACAGCCCAAGTCCCCGCTCTCTGCCCTGGCCAAGACACCTCTGCAGCCTTTCTCCTGCCCTCCTTGTTCACAGTTGTCCTGCAAAAAGGTGACCCCCTTCTCAGTGCAGACCTGCCCAGAGGCCtggtcccccacccccattcctgcAGAGTGGGGACAGCTGTCCCGGGAGCTATGAGGCTAAGTCTGGCCCCGCTGCTCACCCAGCCAAGGAGGAACCTCCCCAGACACAGCCGGAAACAGTGCTCGTGGCCCTGCCAGAGCCCCCAGCAGAGCTACCTGCGGTGGGCTGAACAATGGCCCCCTAAAGACGTCATGGAaatgtgaatgttaccttatgcggccaaagggactttgcaaatggGATTAATTTAGGGCGCCCGGGATGGGGAGAGCATCATGGAGATGGGGAATTGTCCATGTGGGCCCCTCGAACCACATGGGTCCTTGTGAGACTGAGGCACAAGGGTTAGGGTCAGCAGGGGGAGATGTGGTGGAGgaagcagaggccagagaggagagaggatgctTTGGTTTGGGGACGGAGGAAGGgaccacgagccaaggaatgcaggtggcctttAGGAGCTGGAGAAGGCAAGCACACGGAGGGAAGCAGCCTGGCCCCGCCTTGTCTGTCGGCCCAATGGGACCGATtgtggatttctggcctccagaactctaaGGTAACAAGTCTGTGTTGTTTTGAATCACTACGTCCGTGGGATTTGTTacggcagcaagagagaagacaaagcCACTCCTGAGCAcctggctgggccctgggcctccGTGGTCCAGGCTGCACGTGGGGCCAGTGGGGAGAACGCCAGGCCTGGGAGGCTCACAAGAAGAACCAGGCCGGGGCCAGCGTCCTCAGGCCTGGCAACCCCGAGGCACATCTCCACACGTCCCGGCCTTCCCTAAAGCCAGCTCTGGTCTTGCCCAGAGGATCGCAGAACATCAGAGCTGGAAGACTGTCCGGTCCGATCATTGTGcccacagggaaactgaggcacagagagcaagGCTTCATGGTGGCTGGGCTGGATCTCCTAACCCCCAGCCCGGGGCTCCTGTCATGCTGCCCCTAATGTCACTTCTGTAATCCTAACTCAGCCCAATTCTGTCCTGGCACCTCCTTTTAACCCTAACGTGACCCTGCTCCTGCCTTTAACCCTAACAGATCCCGTGGCCCCAAGGAGCCCTGGACGAGAACAGGAAAGTGCGCCCCCTCCCCGTGGGTGCAGCCCCACAGGTGGACGGAGCCCCCTCCCCGCCTGCTCCGTGGTTCTCGTTGGGTGAACGATCCACATACCACGCCTGGCAGACCTCGCCCGGACCCGCTGGAACTTTCTTTGTCTAGCTGTCTCTTCTCTCACTTGGTTCCTGAGGCAGCCCCCGCCCACTTGTCACCCATTCTGCACACAATTTCGTGGGAGATGCTAAAACTTCCCTTGTTCCTATGCCTAAGCCAGCTCCCTCCCCGACGCCTGCTCCACACCGAATGGGGGAGCCTGGCCTtgttccccacccccccacctggCATGAGCCCTGCCTTCACGCAGGCCTTCGAGAGTCTACATTTAGGGTCCTTGTGGGTAGCCCAGCTGCACAGCGTCCTCTCTCAACCACAGCTTCCTCCTTCGTGAACTGGGTTGGTGGCGTGCAGTGACTGAGGTGAACCTGGCTTCCACCGGGACCCTCCTCCTGGGGACAAGGGGGGTGGCCTTCCTGTAGCCTCTGTTTAAAGTCCAAAGAGAGTCTGAGGCAGCCTTGAGCAGAAGCTGGGCCGTGTGGTCCGTGCCCTCTCAGATCTCCTGTGACTCCCCAGCTCAGTGGAAAATGCCAGAAGGAGAACCCTcgccaggaggaggaggactgagaGCCAGGGCTCGCCAGATCCAGGGAGAAAGGGGCTTCCAGCCTCTGGTCCCTCTGGCTTCCAGTGTCAGCTGGACCAGGAAGGAAGTGTCGGGCCAGAGGAGCTAAGCCTTGTGAGGCCGTGTGGGCTGTGAGTCAGGGCCCCAGCCCCTCGGTGGCCGACACCTGTCATCCCGGCTGCCCTGGAATTGCCCGGGAAGCAGAGGAGCCCGAATTAGCAAGTGACAAGGCTCAGCCTTCCCGCCCAGCACTCTGGGCCAGCGCCCCGTGACAGCCAGCGCCACGAGCCCCCCATGCCTCCTCCACCCCGTGTCACCATCTTAAGCCCATCGGGTGATGCAGGGCCGGGTTTCCAGCAGCTCAgtcctgg encodes:
- the TNNI1 gene encoding troponin I, slow skeletal muscle; its protein translation is MLAKAKECWEQEHEEREAEKARYLAERIPTLQTRGLSLSALQDLCRELHAKVEVVDEERYDIEAKCLHNTREIKDLKLKVLDLRGKFKRPPLRRVRVSADAMLRALLGSKHKVSMDLRANLKSVKKEDTEKERPVEVGDWRKNVEAMSGMEGRKKMFDAAKSPTTQ